From the genome of Triticum aestivum cultivar Chinese Spring chromosome 3B, IWGSC CS RefSeq v2.1, whole genome shotgun sequence, one region includes:
- the LOC123066082 gene encoding uncharacterized protein gives MEGLIPFVYKAIKERRTRSYSRCGSARGAAVADEEDVWEQQKQQWAAADGAGREAGHWRHRSLEELAGEVGSAAPEWPARGAMRRGRSARIFSCIGGM, from the coding sequence ATGGAGGGGCTCATCCCGTTCGTCTACAAGGCCATCAAGGAGCGGCGCACCCGGAGCTACTCCAGGTGCGGCTCGGCGCGCGGCGCCGCCGTCGCGGACGAGGAAGACGTCTGGGAGCAGCAGAAGCAGCagtgggcggcggcggacggcgcgggGAGGGAGGCGGGGCACTGGCGGCaccggtcgctggaggagctggCCGGCGAGGTGGGCTCCGCGGCGCCCGAGTGGCCGGCCCGCGGGGCGATGCGCAGGGGCCGGAGCGCCAGGATCTTCTCCTGCATCGGCGGCATGTAA